A DNA window from Hoplias malabaricus isolate fHopMal1 chromosome 5, fHopMal1.hap1, whole genome shotgun sequence contains the following coding sequences:
- the g6pd gene encoding glucose-6-phosphate 1-dehydrogenase isoform X1 — protein MGSGASAEKMDALPLSRSEVFGELRKELYEDEEFHQSDVHIFIIMGASGDLAKKKIYPTLWWLFRDGLLPEQTYFVGFARSDLTVDAIRTACLPHLKVANTEADRLSVFFSRNSYISGKYGDEAAFSKLHTHLLSLPGGADANRLFYLALPPTVYHDVTKNIRHHCMSSKGWNRVIVEKPFGRDLQSSEELSNHLSSLFTEDQIYRIDHYLGKEMVQNLMVLRFGNRIFGPIWNRDSVACVVLTFKEPFGTQGRGGYFDDFGIIRDVMQNHLLQMLCLVAMEKPASTSSDDVRDEKVKVLKCIAPVSVSDVVLGQYVGNPDGEGEAKLGYLDDPTVPKGSTQATFATVVLYVRNERWDGVPFILRCGKALNERKAEVRLQFTDVPGDIFTGQCRRNELVVRVQPDEAIYAKMMSKKPGVYFSPEETELDLTYRSRYKDVKLPDAYERLILDVFCGSQMHFVRSDELREAWRIFTPLLHQIEKEKIPPIKYKYGSRGPPEADEMVQKVGFRYEGTYKWVNPHKL, from the exons ATGGGAAGTGGAGCGAGCGCTG AGAAGATGGACgccctccccctctctcgctCAGAGGTGTTTGGGGAGCTGAGGAAGGAGCTGTATGAAGATGAGGAGTTTCACCAGTCTGATGTGCATATCTTCATCATCATGGGGGCTTCG GGTGATTTGGCCAAAAAGAAGATTTACCCAACTCTTTG GTGGTTGTTCAGGGATGGTCTCCTCCCCGAACAGACATATTTTGTTGGCTTTGCACGCTCTGACCTGACTGTGGATGCCATTCGTACAGCCTGCCTTCCTCACCTGAAG GTCGCAAACACAGAAGCAGACCGTCTCTCTGTATTCTTCAGTCGTAACTCCTATATAAGTGGGAAGTATGGGGATGAGGCTGCATTCTCCAAACTGCATACTCACCTCTTGTCCTTACCTGGAGGAGCGGACGCCAATCGCCTTTTCTATCTGGCCCTTCCACCCACTGTGTACCATGATGTCACCAAGAACATCCGGCACCACTGCATGAGCTCCAA AGGATGGAACAGAGTGATTGTAGAGAAGCCGTTTGGGCGTGACCTGCAGAGCTCAGAGGAGCTGTCCAATCACCTCTCCTCTCTGTTTACTGAGGACCAGATTTATCGCATAGACCATTATTTGGGAAAGGAGATGGTACAAAATCTCATGGTGCTCAG GTTTGGGAACAGGATATTTGGACCCATATGGAACAGAGACAGTGTGGCCTGTGTGGTTCTGACATTTAAGGAACCCTTTGGAACTCAGGGCAGAGGTGGATATTTTGATGACTTTGGCATTATCCG AGATGTCATGCAGAATCACCTTCTGCAGATGCTGTGTCTGGTTGCCATGGAGAAACCTGCCTCCACCAGCTCTGATGATGTCAGAGACGAGAAG GTGAAGGTACTGAAGTGCATAGCTCCAGTCTCTGTCTCAGATGTGGTTTTGGGCCAGTATGTAGGGAACCCAGATGGAGAAGGCGAGGCAAAGTTAGGCTACCTAGATGATCCTACAGTCCCTAAAGGCTCTACACAGGCTACATTTGCCACAGTTGTTCTCTATGTAAGGAATGAACGGTGGGATG GTGTTCCTTTTATCCTGAGGTGTGGAAAAGCTCTGAACGAGCGCAAAGCAGAGGTGCGGCTGCAGTTCACAGATGTGCCGGGAGACATCTTCACTGGTCAGTGCCGCAGAAATGAGCTGGTGGTGCGCGTTCAGCCTGACGAGGCAATCTACGCAAAGATGATGAGCAAGAAACCTGGAGTGTACTTCAGCCCAGAAGAAACAGAGCTGGACCTCACCTACCGCAGCAGATACAAG GATGTCAAGCTTCCTGATGCGTACGAGCGCCTGATTCTGGACGTCTTCTGTGGGAGTCAAATGCATTTTGTGCGCAG tgaTGAACTGAGGGAAGCCTGGAGGATCTTCACCCCACTTCTTCATCAGATTGAGAAGGAGAAGATACCACCCATTAAATATAAATACGGAAG CCGAGGCCCTCCAGAAGCAGATGAAATGGTGCAGAAGGTGGGTTTCCGCTACGAGGGAACATACAAATGGGTCAAcccccacaaactgtga
- the g6pd gene encoding glucose-6-phosphate 1-dehydrogenase isoform X2: MDALPLSRSEVFGELRKELYEDEEFHQSDVHIFIIMGASGDLAKKKIYPTLWWLFRDGLLPEQTYFVGFARSDLTVDAIRTACLPHLKVANTEADRLSVFFSRNSYISGKYGDEAAFSKLHTHLLSLPGGADANRLFYLALPPTVYHDVTKNIRHHCMSSKGWNRVIVEKPFGRDLQSSEELSNHLSSLFTEDQIYRIDHYLGKEMVQNLMVLRFGNRIFGPIWNRDSVACVVLTFKEPFGTQGRGGYFDDFGIIRDVMQNHLLQMLCLVAMEKPASTSSDDVRDEKVKVLKCIAPVSVSDVVLGQYVGNPDGEGEAKLGYLDDPTVPKGSTQATFATVVLYVRNERWDGVPFILRCGKALNERKAEVRLQFTDVPGDIFTGQCRRNELVVRVQPDEAIYAKMMSKKPGVYFSPEETELDLTYRSRYKDVKLPDAYERLILDVFCGSQMHFVRSDELREAWRIFTPLLHQIEKEKIPPIKYKYGSRGPPEADEMVQKVGFRYEGTYKWVNPHKL; encoded by the exons ATGGACgccctccccctctctcgctCAGAGGTGTTTGGGGAGCTGAGGAAGGAGCTGTATGAAGATGAGGAGTTTCACCAGTCTGATGTGCATATCTTCATCATCATGGGGGCTTCG GGTGATTTGGCCAAAAAGAAGATTTACCCAACTCTTTG GTGGTTGTTCAGGGATGGTCTCCTCCCCGAACAGACATATTTTGTTGGCTTTGCACGCTCTGACCTGACTGTGGATGCCATTCGTACAGCCTGCCTTCCTCACCTGAAG GTCGCAAACACAGAAGCAGACCGTCTCTCTGTATTCTTCAGTCGTAACTCCTATATAAGTGGGAAGTATGGGGATGAGGCTGCATTCTCCAAACTGCATACTCACCTCTTGTCCTTACCTGGAGGAGCGGACGCCAATCGCCTTTTCTATCTGGCCCTTCCACCCACTGTGTACCATGATGTCACCAAGAACATCCGGCACCACTGCATGAGCTCCAA AGGATGGAACAGAGTGATTGTAGAGAAGCCGTTTGGGCGTGACCTGCAGAGCTCAGAGGAGCTGTCCAATCACCTCTCCTCTCTGTTTACTGAGGACCAGATTTATCGCATAGACCATTATTTGGGAAAGGAGATGGTACAAAATCTCATGGTGCTCAG GTTTGGGAACAGGATATTTGGACCCATATGGAACAGAGACAGTGTGGCCTGTGTGGTTCTGACATTTAAGGAACCCTTTGGAACTCAGGGCAGAGGTGGATATTTTGATGACTTTGGCATTATCCG AGATGTCATGCAGAATCACCTTCTGCAGATGCTGTGTCTGGTTGCCATGGAGAAACCTGCCTCCACCAGCTCTGATGATGTCAGAGACGAGAAG GTGAAGGTACTGAAGTGCATAGCTCCAGTCTCTGTCTCAGATGTGGTTTTGGGCCAGTATGTAGGGAACCCAGATGGAGAAGGCGAGGCAAAGTTAGGCTACCTAGATGATCCTACAGTCCCTAAAGGCTCTACACAGGCTACATTTGCCACAGTTGTTCTCTATGTAAGGAATGAACGGTGGGATG GTGTTCCTTTTATCCTGAGGTGTGGAAAAGCTCTGAACGAGCGCAAAGCAGAGGTGCGGCTGCAGTTCACAGATGTGCCGGGAGACATCTTCACTGGTCAGTGCCGCAGAAATGAGCTGGTGGTGCGCGTTCAGCCTGACGAGGCAATCTACGCAAAGATGATGAGCAAGAAACCTGGAGTGTACTTCAGCCCAGAAGAAACAGAGCTGGACCTCACCTACCGCAGCAGATACAAG GATGTCAAGCTTCCTGATGCGTACGAGCGCCTGATTCTGGACGTCTTCTGTGGGAGTCAAATGCATTTTGTGCGCAG tgaTGAACTGAGGGAAGCCTGGAGGATCTTCACCCCACTTCTTCATCAGATTGAGAAGGAGAAGATACCACCCATTAAATATAAATACGGAAG CCGAGGCCCTCCAGAAGCAGATGAAATGGTGCAGAAGGTGGGTTTCCGCTACGAGGGAACATACAAATGGGTCAAcccccacaaactgtga